The proteins below are encoded in one region of Marinifilum sp. JC120:
- a CDS encoding type IV secretion system protein, translating into QILRNPLGIYVTELSWAKLLEQ; encoded by the coding sequence CCAGATTCTCAGGAATCCCCTTGGCATTTATGTCACAGAATTATCCTGGGCAAAACTTCTTGAACAATAG